In uncultured Bacteroides sp., the following proteins share a genomic window:
- the ruvC gene encoding crossover junction endodeoxyribonuclease RuvC, whose translation MIKPVKEKIILGIDPGTTIMGYGVLKVVGTKPELIAMGVVDLRKYGNHYIKLRHIFERVIGIIEAYLPDELAIEAPFFGKNVQSMLKLGRAQGVAMAAALSRDIPITEYAPLKIKMAITGSGGASKEQVADMLQRMLKIPQESMLPQMDATDGLAAAYCHFLQSGRPQLDNAYHGWKDFISKNPDRIK comes from the coding sequence ATGATAAAACCTGTAAAGGAAAAAATTATTTTAGGCATCGACCCCGGAACTACTATTATGGGATATGGGGTGCTTAAAGTAGTCGGTACCAAACCGGAATTGATTGCTATGGGAGTTGTTGATCTTCGGAAATATGGCAATCATTACATAAAGTTACGTCATATCTTTGAACGGGTAATTGGCATTATTGAAGCTTATTTACCCGACGAACTCGCAATTGAAGCTCCTTTCTTTGGTAAAAATGTGCAGTCTATGCTTAAACTGGGGCGGGCACAAGGAGTTGCTATGGCAGCAGCTCTCAGTAGAGATATTCCTATAACTGAATATGCTCCATTAAAAATAAAGATGGCAATTACCGGAAGCGGTGGGGCAAGCAAGGAACAGGTGGCTGATATGCTGCAAAGAATGTTGAAAATTCCACAGGAGAGCATGCTTCCTCAGATGGATGCCACAGATGGATTGGCAGCTGCCTATTGCCATTTTCTGCAATCAGGCCGTCCGCAACTGGATAATGCTTATCATGGATGGAAAGACTTTATCAGTAAAAACCCGGATCGAATAAAATAA
- a CDS encoding DUF4286 family protein — translation MLVYNTTYNIDEDVLSNFLIWLHEVYVPEVEKNGILSNHRLLRVLSHREENTECFTLQWEVESSALLHRWHVEIGGKLNNELVKMFGNKVVGFPTLLEVME, via the coding sequence ATGTTAGTGTATAATACAACTTATAATATAGATGAGGACGTTTTGAGTAACTTTCTTATCTGGCTACACGAGGTCTATGTTCCTGAAGTTGAGAAGAATGGAATCTTATCTAACCATAGATTACTTCGTGTACTGAGTCATCGGGAAGAGAATACTGAATGCTTTACTCTGCAATGGGAAGTGGAAAGCAGTGCATTGTTGCATCGCTGGCATGTAGAAATAGGTGGCAAATTGAACAATGAACTTGTAAAAATGTTCGGTAACAAAGTTGTGGGATTTCCTACATTACTGGAGGTTATGGAATGA
- a CDS encoding sodium-translocating pyrophosphatase has protein sequence MNKLMKFFFLTSMLLGLCLNAQASEADLAIPDLHQGSYHIFGGTVSSWDFLFYGAMIIVGTLGFSLILFHQIKKLRAHDSMLKVAAIIYATCRTYLLQQGKFLLMLFSIVAGILCIYFFGLLGKPFFVVMEVLLFSIIGMLGSYSVAWYGIRVNTYANARTAFASLRARPLDVVNIPLKAGMSVGLFLISLELVMMVVILLFVPRDRVGICFLGFAIGESLGASALRIAGGIFTKIADIGSDLMKVIFKVKEDDPRNPGVIADCTGDNAGDSVGPTADGFETYGVTGVALITFITLAIDNPEIQAKLIVWIFGMRFLMDFLSGCSFFINQAISRKLYANKKDFNFEAPLMRLIWIAAILCISVSFFMSHLLLSDLTNTTLWWKLAIIISCGTLAAVLIPEFTKMFTSSKSNHVQEIVTASREGGASLNILSGIVTGYLSAFWTGLLIVALMTIAYFTSEQGLVEILGPHASIFAFGLVAFGFLCMGPVTIAVDSYGPVTDNAQSVFELSQIEQIPGISESIEKDFGFTPDFEVGKHFLEANDSAGNTFKATAKPVLIGTAVVGATTMIFSIILLLEKVGMLKLSLTDAPVILGLICGGAVIFWFSGASMQAVTTGAYRAVEFIKKNFNMDKTEADIEDSKAVVKICTQYAQKGMWNIFIALISLTLSFAFMDPNFFVAYLVSIAVFGLFQAIFMANAGGSWDNAKKVVEVDLKEKNTPLHEAVVVGDTVGDPFKDTSSVSLNPIIKFSTLFGLLATEICIEMKRNPDLDYSMYIAIPFLILSLIFVWRSFYGMRIPVERKSKKEGKTSRHSYVDEAVSNDSPVIGDVSPCREEVKS, from the coding sequence GAAATTTTTCTTCTTAACATCTATGTTATTGGGACTTTGTTTGAACGCGCAGGCAAGTGAAGCCGATTTGGCAATACCAGACCTGCACCAAGGCTCTTATCACATCTTTGGTGGTACTGTCTCTTCCTGGGATTTCCTATTTTATGGAGCTATGATTATTGTTGGAACGTTGGGATTCAGTTTAATTCTGTTCCATCAGATCAAAAAACTAAGAGCACATGATTCTATGCTGAAAGTGGCGGCTATAATTTATGCCACCTGCCGTACTTATCTTCTTCAGCAAGGCAAATTCCTGTTAATGCTTTTTTCTATAGTTGCTGGTATTCTTTGTATATACTTCTTTGGATTGCTAGGGAAGCCATTCTTTGTGGTTATGGAGGTTCTGTTATTTTCTATCATTGGTATGTTAGGTTCGTATAGTGTGGCCTGGTACGGAATTCGTGTGAATACTTATGCGAACGCCCGTACTGCCTTTGCTTCTTTGCGGGCAAGGCCTCTTGATGTGGTAAATATCCCTTTGAAGGCCGGAATGAGTGTGGGACTTTTCCTTATCTCTCTCGAACTTGTGATGATGGTAGTAATCTTGCTGTTTGTTCCCCGTGATAGAGTCGGAATCTGTTTCCTTGGATTTGCCATTGGTGAATCTTTGGGTGCAAGTGCTCTGCGTATTGCCGGTGGTATTTTTACCAAGATTGCTGATATTGGCTCTGACTTAATGAAAGTAATCTTCAAAGTGAAGGAAGATGATCCACGTAACCCGGGTGTAATTGCCGATTGTACCGGTGATAATGCCGGCGATAGTGTGGGCCCAACTGCCGATGGTTTTGAAACTTATGGAGTAACCGGTGTGGCATTAATCACATTTATTACCCTTGCTATAGATAATCCTGAAATACAGGCTAAATTGATTGTGTGGATTTTCGGTATGCGCTTTCTGATGGACTTCCTTTCCGGATGTTCTTTCTTTATTAATCAGGCAATTTCAAGAAAACTTTATGCAAATAAAAAGGATTTCAATTTTGAGGCTCCTCTGATGCGTTTAATCTGGATTGCAGCTATTCTCTGTATCTCTGTAAGTTTCTTTATGAGCCATTTATTATTGTCCGACTTAACTAATACTACTCTTTGGTGGAAACTGGCTATTATTATCAGTTGCGGAACGTTAGCTGCAGTACTGATTCCTGAATTTACCAAGATGTTTACCAGTTCAAAATCAAATCATGTACAGGAAATTGTAACTGCTTCACGTGAAGGAGGTGCCTCTTTGAACATTCTTTCAGGTATTGTTACCGGCTATTTAAGTGCATTCTGGACAGGATTGCTTATTGTTGCTTTAATGACAATAGCCTATTTTACTTCAGAACAAGGTTTAGTTGAAATACTTGGTCCTCATGCCTCAATCTTTGCATTCGGTTTAGTTGCCTTTGGCTTTTTATGTATGGGACCTGTTACCATTGCGGTTGATAGTTACGGACCTGTAACCGATAATGCACAATCTGTATTTGAACTTTCACAGATTGAACAGATTCCGGGTATCAGTGAATCTATAGAGAAAGATTTTGGCTTTACACCCGATTTTGAAGTAGGAAAGCATTTTCTTGAAGCAAATGACTCTGCCGGAAATACATTCAAGGCAACAGCTAAACCGGTACTTATTGGAACGGCTGTGGTAGGAGCCACAACCATGATCTTCTCTATTATCTTATTACTCGAAAAAGTAGGAATGCTTAAACTTTCTCTCACAGATGCACCGGTTATTCTAGGTTTGATTTGTGGTGGAGCAGTTATTTTCTGGTTTAGCGGAGCTTCCATGCAGGCAGTTACTACCGGAGCCTATCGGGCTGTGGAATTTATTAAGAAGAACTTTAATATGGATAAGACGGAAGCGGATATTGAAGACTCTAAAGCAGTTGTGAAGATCTGCACTCAATATGCACAAAAAGGTATGTGGAACATCTTTATTGCATTGATCTCCCTTACTCTTTCATTTGCATTCATGGATCCTAACTTCTTTGTTGCTTATCTGGTTTCAATTGCAGTATTCGGATTATTCCAGGCAATCTTTATGGCAAATGCCGGAGGTAGCTGGGATAATGCAAAGAAAGTGGTGGAAGTAGATTTGAAAGAAAAGAATACTCCATTACACGAAGCTGTGGTGGTGGGTGATACAGTGGGAGATCCGTTTAAAGATACTTCGTCTGTATCTTTAAACCCAATCATTAAGTTTTCAACGTTGTTCGGACTTCTGGCTACAGAAATCTGTATTGAGATGAAACGTAACCCGGATTTAGATTATTCAATGTATATTGCCATTCCATTCCTTATTCTCAGTTTAATTTTTGTATGGCGGTCATTCTACGGAATGAGAATTCCGGTAGAGAGGAAAAGCAAAAAAGAGGGGAAAACGTCCAGACATTCATACGTGGATGAGGCCGTTTCAAATGATTCACCTGTTATAGGAGATGTGAGTCCCTGCAGAGAAGAGGTGAAATCGTAG
- a CDS encoding leucine-rich repeat domain-containing protein encodes MKKDSLIILFALFVCVLPLKAQVYKTINIAIPGTLKTLLSTDELKAVTDLTLTGVIDQRDFVVMKDNMPVLANINMKNVIVKAYNNDYLSNAIPNYAFCSNDGLFIGKASLKSIILPSTIKTIEFGAFSGCTSLINVELPSKLYAIDNYAFDSCSGLTSIVFPSTLTTIGDGTFYGCSGLTSLVLPDSLTTLGDGTFYGCNLTSCKINAKVAPIMQSNSLDSKLVAVYVPEGAGDSYRRENYWASRAIIEGEGTSLHLNITTTKKLASEIIAAGVSLNKVNSLVLEGLLDESDFAVMNSHMLNLVSIDLSATKLKAIPESAFMNKHLLNIILPDALTTIGNYAFKGCIGLTSIVFPSSLSTIGEESFSNCTSLTSITFPSALSNIKSSAFSNCSNLMEIKTFSSTPQKITEDIWDNVNKKTCKLVVPKGYATAYMTGSVWSNFMNVSESGIIKEYRVTVVKGDGGLISYNNDNLQSGQALIVPAGQARTFKITPNAGFSIGKVYYNKEDVTSQLKEGCFTTLSVNTPTQLSVNFVQNQYSVSIYTIGTGGVINNLTTSGSTFPTIYFKTNKDSKLSSDKDSSNNDAITKIASASNNVVSASKGDVTLVIDFRTSEEASPSFSRAKAWTEKGKICVKSDEKMNKIELLSLSGQSLSKQQVKKDYCQMDMKNEKLAIIKVTYNDTTSENIMVVNKE; translated from the coding sequence ATGAAGAAGGATTCTTTAATAATATTATTTGCACTATTCGTCTGTGTTTTACCGCTTAAAGCTCAAGTTTACAAAACAATAAATATTGCTATACCAGGAACATTAAAAACGCTTCTCTCTACAGATGAATTAAAGGCTGTGACAGATTTAACTCTTACTGGTGTGATTGACCAAAGAGATTTTGTTGTTATGAAAGATAATATGCCAGTACTAGCCAATATTAACATGAAGAATGTTATTGTTAAAGCATATAACAACGATTACCTTTCAAATGCTATTCCTAATTATGCCTTTTGTAGTAATGATGGATTGTTTATTGGAAAAGCATCGCTAAAATCAATAATTCTTCCATCTACAATTAAAACTATTGAGTTTGGTGCTTTTTCTGGCTGTACTAGTTTAATTAATGTTGAACTTCCTTCAAAACTTTATGCTATAGATAATTATGCTTTTGATAGTTGTAGTGGACTTACAAGTATTGTTTTTCCATCCACCCTTACTACAATAGGAGATGGTACTTTTTATGGCTGTAGTGGTTTAACTAGTCTTGTTCTTCCTGATTCACTAACTACATTAGGTGATGGAACATTCTATGGCTGTAACCTAACATCTTGTAAGATTAATGCAAAGGTTGCTCCTATTATGCAATCAAACTCTTTGGACTCAAAGTTAGTTGCAGTCTATGTACCTGAAGGGGCAGGAGATAGTTACCGCAGGGAAAACTATTGGGCAAGTAGGGCTATTATAGAAGGTGAAGGTACTTCGCTTCATTTGAATATTACTACAACTAAAAAGTTGGCTTCTGAAATAATTGCTGCCGGAGTTTCACTCAATAAAGTAAACTCTCTTGTTTTAGAGGGGCTATTAGATGAGTCGGACTTTGCTGTCATGAATTCTCATATGCTCAACCTTGTTTCAATAGATTTAAGTGCTACTAAATTGAAAGCTATCCCAGAATCGGCTTTTATGAATAAGCATTTATTAAATATTATTCTTCCTGATGCACTTACAACTATCGGAAATTATGCATTTAAAGGATGTATTGGCTTGACAAGTATTGTTTTTCCATCATCGCTTAGTACTATCGGAGAAGAATCATTCTCTAATTGTACTAGTTTGACAAGTATTACTTTTCCATCTGCACTTTCTAATATTAAATCATCAGCATTTAGTAATTGTAGCAATTTAATGGAAATTAAAACATTTAGCTCAACCCCTCAAAAGATTACAGAAGATATTTGGGATAATGTAAATAAAAAGACTTGTAAACTAGTTGTCCCTAAAGGATATGCTACAGCTTATATGACCGGATCTGTATGGAGTAACTTTATGAACGTGAGTGAATCAGGTATAATAAAAGAATATAGAGTAACTGTTGTGAAAGGTGATGGAGGCCTTATTTCTTATAATAATGATAATCTACAAAGTGGGCAAGCTTTGATAGTGCCTGCCGGGCAGGCGAGAACTTTTAAAATCACGCCTAACGCTGGTTTTTCTATTGGTAAAGTTTATTATAATAAGGAAGATGTGACTTCACAATTGAAAGAGGGCTGTTTTACTACTCTTTCTGTAAATACTCCGACACAGCTGTCTGTTAACTTTGTGCAAAATCAATATTCAGTATCCATTTATACAATTGGTACAGGCGGAGTAATAAATAATCTGACTACTTCGGGAAGTACATTTCCCACCATTTATTTCAAAACAAATAAAGATAGCAAACTAAGTTCCGATAAAGATAGTAGTAATAATGATGCTATTACCAAGATTGCTTCAGCTAGTAATAATGTAGTTTCTGCTTCAAAGGGAGATGTTACATTGGTTATTGATTTTAGAACTTCAGAAGAAGCGTCTCCCTCTTTTTCTCGCGCCAAGGCATGGACTGAAAAAGGAAAAATTTGTGTAAAGAGTGATGAGAAAATGAATAAGATAGAACTGCTTTCTTTGTCTGGACAATCTCTTTCTAAGCAACAAGTGAAAAAAGATTATTGCCAAATGGATATGAAGAATGAAAAGTTGGCCATCATCAAAGTTACTTATAATGATACTACTTCGGAAAATATTATGGTAGTGAATAAAGAATGA
- the galB gene encoding beta-galactosidase GalB, giving the protein MKKSFLFALSWCCLLSILSAQVRTEFLLEKGWKFARTDNPQSYSPGFNDSKWQSVVVPHDWAIYGPFSSKNDMQKVAITQDGQKEAMEHAGRTGGLPFVGVGWYRINFKVPEFTKGKKAAILFDGAMSNPEVFLNGKKVGHWAYGYNSFYLDITPYLNEAGNNLLAVRLENKEESSRWYPGAGLYRNVHVIITDDAHIPVWGTQLTTPKITSDFAKINLKTKVVRPADTKAENFRLVTDIKDVDNRIVATNETNLSKYDGDLFEQNIIVPQPKLWDIETPYLYKAVSKLYEGSTLKDEYTTTFGIRSIEIIPDKGFFLNGKKIKFRGVCMHHDLGPLGAATNEAALRHQVSMLKEMGSNAIRTSHNMPSPELIKVCDEMGMMVMAESFDEWKAPKCKNGYNLLFDEWAEKDLVNLVHHYRNNPSVVMWSIGNEVPQQGVAGGAKMARFLQDICHREDPTRPVTQGMNKPKADIGNNFAAIMDIAGINYHTGIYPEAYEKLPQQLILGCETASTVSSRGVYKFPVEPKIMQKYDDHQSSSYDVEYCDWSNLPEDDYIQHDDRSYCIGEFVWTGFDYLGEPTPYYEDWPNHSSLFGIIDLASLPKDRYYLYRSHWNPTKETLHILPHWNWKGREGEVTPVFVYTNYPSAELFINGKSQGKRTKDLSVTIDNSNDDASMKELKRQKRYRLMWMDTKYEPGTVKVVAYDKDGKAVAEKEIRTAGAPHHIELTADRTLLTADGKDLSYITVKVVDKDGNLCPDVNQLVKFKVSGAGIYRAGANGDPISMDLFHLPQMTLFNGMLTAIVQTKDKAGNITLEASAKGLKTGVITLQSK; this is encoded by the coding sequence ATGAAGAAATCATTTTTATTTGCTTTAAGCTGGTGCTGCTTATTAAGCATACTTTCCGCACAAGTCCGCACAGAGTTTTTGCTAGAAAAGGGATGGAAATTTGCCAGAACGGACAATCCTCAATCTTATTCTCCAGGTTTTAATGATAGTAAATGGCAGTCGGTCGTTGTTCCGCATGACTGGGCTATTTATGGGCCATTCAGTTCAAAGAATGATATGCAAAAGGTTGCTATTACTCAGGATGGACAAAAAGAAGCAATGGAACATGCCGGAAGAACCGGTGGATTGCCTTTTGTTGGAGTAGGTTGGTACAGAATCAATTTTAAAGTTCCTGAATTTACAAAAGGGAAGAAAGCGGCTATACTTTTTGACGGAGCTATGAGTAATCCCGAAGTTTTTCTTAATGGAAAGAAAGTAGGCCATTGGGCTTATGGATACAACTCTTTTTATCTGGATATTACTCCTTATCTTAATGAAGCAGGAAATAATTTACTGGCTGTTCGTTTAGAAAACAAGGAAGAATCATCCCGATGGTATCCCGGAGCAGGATTATATCGTAATGTTCACGTGATTATAACAGACGATGCGCATATTCCTGTTTGGGGAACGCAATTGACAACCCCTAAAATAACTTCAGATTTTGCGAAAATAAATCTGAAGACAAAGGTTGTTCGTCCGGCAGATACCAAAGCGGAAAACTTCCGGTTGGTTACGGATATAAAGGATGTTGATAATAGAATTGTTGCAACAAACGAAACAAACCTGAGCAAATACGATGGTGATCTCTTCGAACAGAATATAATTGTACCTCAGCCTAAATTATGGGATATTGAAACTCCATATTTATATAAGGCTGTATCTAAGCTTTACGAGGGTTCTACTTTGAAAGACGAATATACAACAACATTTGGAATTCGCTCTATTGAAATAATTCCTGATAAGGGATTCTTCCTGAACGGAAAGAAGATAAAATTCAGAGGTGTTTGTATGCATCATGATCTGGGACCTCTTGGTGCAGCAACCAATGAAGCAGCTTTACGCCATCAGGTTAGTATGCTAAAGGAGATGGGTAGCAATGCAATCCGTACCTCTCACAATATGCCTTCACCGGAATTAATAAAGGTTTGCGATGAAATGGGAATGATGGTTATGGCCGAATCATTTGATGAGTGGAAAGCTCCTAAATGTAAGAATGGATATAATCTTTTGTTTGATGAATGGGCAGAGAAAGATTTGGTGAATTTAGTTCATCATTATCGTAACAATCCAAGTGTAGTAATGTGGAGTATAGGTAATGAAGTCCCTCAGCAAGGAGTTGCAGGTGGAGCTAAGATGGCACGCTTTTTACAAGACATCTGTCATCGCGAAGATCCTACCCGTCCTGTAACTCAGGGTATGAATAAGCCTAAAGCAGATATAGGGAATAACTTTGCTGCAATAATGGATATTGCCGGAATTAATTATCATACAGGCATATATCCAGAAGCTTACGAAAAACTTCCTCAGCAATTAATTCTTGGATGTGAAACGGCCTCTACAGTTAGTTCGCGAGGAGTTTATAAATTCCCTGTAGAACCTAAAATCATGCAAAAGTACGACGACCATCAATCATCTTCATACGATGTAGAGTATTGTGATTGGTCTAATCTGCCCGAAGATGATTATATTCAGCATGATGACCGCTCTTATTGTATCGGTGAGTTTGTTTGGACAGGTTTCGATTATCTGGGTGAGCCGACTCCGTATTATGAGGATTGGCCAAATCATAGTTCTTTGTTTGGAATTATAGACCTTGCAAGTCTTCCTAAAGATCGTTATTATTTGTATCGCAGTCATTGGAATCCTACAAAAGAAACATTGCATATTCTTCCTCATTGGAACTGGAAAGGTCGCGAAGGCGAAGTGACTCCTGTATTTGTGTATACCAATTATCCTTCTGCAGAATTATTTATTAATGGCAAAAGTCAGGGTAAGCGCACAAAAGATTTGTCAGTAACTATAGATAATAGCAACGATGACGCTTCAATGAAGGAACTGAAACGTCAGAAACGTTACCGCTTGATGTGGATGGACACTAAATACGAACCGGGAACAGTTAAGGTAGTGGCTTATGATAAAGACGGTAAGGCTGTGGCTGAAAAAGAAATCCGCACAGCAGGTGCTCCTCATCATATAGAGTTGACAGCCGACAGAACTTTGCTTACAGCTGATGGGAAAGACCTTTCTTATATTACCGTGAAAGTAGTAGATAAGGATGGCAATCTTTGTCCGGATGTAAACCAACTGGTTAAATTTAAAGTGAGCGGAGCAGGAATCTATCGTGCAGGTGCAAACGGAGATCCTATATCTATGGATTTGTTCCACTTGCCACAAATGACTTTATTTAATGGAATGCTGACAGCTATTGTTCAGACTAAAGATAAAGCTGGCAATATTACTCTTGAAGCTTCAGCCAAAGGATTGAAAACAGGAGTAATAACTTTGCAAAGCAAATAA
- a CDS encoding glutathione peroxidase — protein sequence MRTFTILVCMTLLSIASVNAQNKSFYDFTVKDINGQEIKMSSFKGKKVLIVNVASKCGHTPQYEKLQELFEKYGKGNFVIIGFPANNFMGQEPGTNEEIQQFCTLNYHVTFPMMSKISVKGKDIAPLYNWLTKKAENGIQNAEVKWNFQKFMIDENGNWAGVIPPSESPMSDKIINWIEKE from the coding sequence ATGAGAACTTTTACAATTTTAGTCTGTATGACATTACTATCTATTGCATCTGTAAATGCACAGAATAAGTCTTTTTATGATTTTACAGTAAAAGACATCAATGGTCAGGAGATCAAAATGTCTTCCTTCAAAGGGAAGAAAGTATTAATCGTTAATGTGGCTTCAAAATGTGGACATACCCCGCAATACGAAAAACTTCAGGAACTTTTTGAAAAATATGGTAAGGGTAATTTTGTTATTATCGGCTTCCCTGCTAATAATTTTATGGGTCAAGAACCTGGAACAAACGAAGAGATTCAACAATTCTGTACGTTGAATTATCATGTAACATTCCCAATGATGTCTAAAATATCGGTCAAAGGAAAAGATATTGCTCCTTTATATAATTGGCTCACAAAGAAAGCTGAAAATGGAATACAAAATGCCGAAGTTAAATGGAACTTCCAGAAGTTTATGATTGATGAGAACGGCAACTGGGCAGGCGTAATACCACCTAGTGAAAGTCCCATGAGCGATAAAATTATTAATTGGATTGAAAAGGAATAA
- the pulA gene encoding type I pullulanase has translation MKLKSIILMGLVLFTVSCTSEKKVYKTFDEYPVPSAPINEMVYTPSQTTFTLWAPTAEQVELMLFDSGDEGSAYQSVTLESKEDGLWSASVNQNLKGKFYAFNVKVKEKWLGETPGIMAKAVGLNGKRAAIIDLKDTDPKGWVNDHRPPLKSEADIILYEMHHRDFSMDSTSRIKHRGKFLALTEKGTKNTAGDATGIDHLKELGITHVHLLPSFDFASIDEASLNKNMYNWGYDPQNYNVPEGSYSTNPKEPATRIIEFKKMVQSLHNAGIRVVMDVVYNHTSTSGKSNFDLVAPGYFYRQKKNGKLANGSGCGNETASERGMMRKFMIESVVYWATEYHVDGFRFDLMGIHDIETMNQIRAALDKVDPSIYVYGEGWAAQEPQLPKSKLAMKENILKMPRIAAFSDELRDGLRGPFNDDHKGGFMTGVPGKEMSVKFGLVGAIKHPQIINDSVNYSKAPWALQPTQMISYVSCHDDMCLADRIKSSVPDASPLMIANIDKLAITAVLTSQGVPFIFAGDEILRDKQLVHNSFESPDAVNAINWNNKTLYKDVFAYYKGMIALRKAHPAFHMGDAEMVRKHMEFLPVVGKNLIVFRLKGFAKGDSWEEIIVALNSDRAPRKFTIEPGKYTVVCKNGLVNQYGLGTMFGGEVYVPGQSALIFHK, from the coding sequence ATGAAGTTAAAATCAATTATCCTTATGGGATTAGTACTTTTTACAGTGAGTTGTACGTCGGAGAAGAAAGTCTATAAGACTTTCGATGAATACCCTGTTCCTTCGGCACCAATCAATGAGATGGTTTACACACCTTCTCAAACAACGTTTACATTATGGGCACCAACTGCCGAGCAAGTGGAACTGATGCTTTTTGATTCGGGCGATGAAGGCTCGGCTTACCAGTCTGTTACTCTGGAATCTAAAGAAGATGGCCTTTGGAGTGCTTCTGTAAATCAAAACCTGAAAGGTAAGTTCTATGCATTCAATGTGAAGGTCAAAGAGAAATGGCTGGGCGAAACTCCGGGCATTATGGCCAAAGCTGTAGGATTGAATGGCAAACGGGCGGCTATTATAGATCTGAAGGATACCGATCCGAAAGGGTGGGTTAATGATCATCGTCCTCCTTTAAAGAGTGAGGCAGATATTATTCTTTATGAGATGCACCATCGTGATTTCTCTATGGATTCCACTTCAAGAATAAAGCATCGTGGAAAATTTCTTGCACTTACAGAAAAAGGTACAAAGAACACTGCGGGAGATGCAACAGGTATTGATCACCTGAAAGAACTAGGTATTACGCATGTTCATCTTTTACCTTCGTTTGATTTTGCATCAATTGATGAGGCTTCTTTGAACAAGAATATGTATAACTGGGGATATGATCCGCAAAACTATAATGTTCCTGAGGGTTCATATTCCACTAATCCAAAAGAACCGGCCACTCGTATTATAGAATTCAAGAAGATGGTGCAAAGTTTGCATAATGCTGGCATACGTGTGGTGATGGATGTGGTATATAATCACACTTCTACCTCAGGTAAAAGTAATTTTGATCTGGTTGCTCCTGGTTATTTCTATCGTCAGAAGAAGAATGGTAAGTTGGCCAATGGCTCAGGCTGTGGCAACGAGACTGCTTCTGAAAGAGGAATGATGCGTAAGTTTATGATAGAATCGGTGGTTTACTGGGCAACAGAATACCATGTTGATGGATTCCGGTTCGATTTGATGGGAATTCATGACATTGAAACGATGAACCAGATACGGGCTGCCTTGGATAAAGTAGACCCTAGCATTTATGTTTATGGTGAAGGATGGGCGGCTCAGGAGCCTCAGCTTCCTAAATCAAAACTGGCAATGAAAGAAAATATACTCAAAATGCCTCGCATAGCCGCCTTTAGTGATGAACTTCGTGACGGACTTCGTGGTCCTTTTAATGATGATCATAAAGGGGGATTCATGACTGGTGTTCCGGGAAAAGAGATGAGTGTGAAGTTTGGTCTGGTTGGAGCAATAAAGCATCCGCAGATAATCAATGACTCTGTGAATTACAGCAAGGCTCCCTGGGCGTTACAACCTACACAAATGATTAGTTATGTAAGCTGTCACGACGATATGTGTCTGGCCGACCGAATAAAATCGTCGGTTCCTGATGCTTCTCCTTTGATGATTGCCAATATTGATAAGCTTGCAATAACCGCAGTTCTTACTTCTCAGGGCGTACCGTTTATCTTTGCCGGTGATGAGATTCTGAGGGATAAACAACTTGTTCACAACAGTTTTGAGAGTCCCGATGCCGTAAATGCCATTAACTGGAATAACAAAACGCTTTATAAAGATGTATTTGCTTATTACAAAGGAATGATTGCCTTGCGCAAAGCTCATCCGGCCTTTCACATGGGAGATGCAGAGATGGTTCGCAAGCACATGGAATTCCTTCCTGTTGTGGGCAAAAACCTTATCGTATTCCGCTTAAAGGGATTTGCTAAAGGTGATAGCTGGGAAGAAATTATTGTGGCGCTTAATAGCGACAGAGCCCCGCGTAAGTTTACTATAGAGCCCGGGAAATATACCGTTGTCTGCAAGAATGGATTGGTAAATCAGTACGGTTTGGGAACAATGTTTGGTGGTGAAGTATATGTGCCCGGACAATCGGCTTTGATATTTCATAAATAG